A portion of the Musa acuminata AAA Group cultivar baxijiao chromosome BXJ1-1, Cavendish_Baxijiao_AAA, whole genome shotgun sequence genome contains these proteins:
- the LOC135640052 gene encoding uncharacterized protein LOC135640052: MMGDGGVKQILAKPIQLADQVSKLADFAHSFKQECAELKAKTERLAGLLRQAARADLYERPARRIMNDTEQVLDKALALVAKCRAHGLVRRVFTIIPAAAFKKMSTQLDNSIGDVSWLIRVSSSASAGSDDSDGDIHLGLPPIAQNEPILFLIWEQIATLHTGSLDARADAAASLVSLARDNDRYGKLIIEEDGVGPLLRLIKEGRLDGQESAAHALGLLARDPESVEQMVLGGVCSTFAKVLKEGPMKVQAMVAWAVSELAASHPKCQDVFAQNHVVRLLVSHLAFETVQEHSKYTIPSKDMSIHSVVMANSSGSTAAARNDASASVAMDSSEQGMVKHPTADQNQNANTNQMHSLIQSTMAVKSNKVPHNSNSHNPHASSNGKQHHVTLSGTSIKGREFEDPATKAYMKAMAAKALWQLAKGNPAICKSITESRALLCFAVLLEKGTDEVQYNSAMALMEIARVAEQHSDLRRSAFKPSSPAARAVVDQFLKIVEKADYDDLLVPCIVALGCLSRTFRATETRIIAPLVRLLDEQEMVVSKEAVIALTKFACTENYLHLDHSKAIINEGGSKHLVQLVYFGEHLVQIAALILLCYIALHVPDSEDLAQAEVLTVLEWASKQGYMVQDPKVDSLLPESKVRLELYQSRSSRGYH, encoded by the coding sequence ATGATGGGCGATGGCGGGGTGAAGCAGATATTGGCGAAGCCGATCCAGCTGGCGGACCAGGTGAGCAAGTTGGCGGACTTCGCGCACTCGTTCAAGCAGGAGTGCGCGGAGCTGAAGGCGAAGACGGAGCGCCTGGCGGGGCTGCTGCGGCAGGCGGCCCGTGCGGATCTGTACGAGCGGCCCGCTCGCCGCATCATGAACGACACCGAGCAGGTGCTCGACAAGGCCCTCGCCCTCGTCGCCAAATGTCGCGCCCACGGCCTCGTCCGCCGCGTCTTCACCATCATCCCCGCCGCCGCCTTCAAGAAGATGTCGACCCAACTCGACAACTCCATCGGCGACGTCTCCTGGCTCATCCgcgtctcctcctccgcctccgccggTTCCGACGATAGTGACGGCGACATTCACCTCGGCCTCCCACCGATCGCCCAGAACGAACCCATTCTCTTCCTCATCTGGGAGCAGATTGCCACCCTGCACACCGGCTCCCTCGACGCCCGCGCTGACGCAGCCGCCAGCCTCGTCTCCCTCGCCCGCGACAACGACCGCTACGGCAAGCTCATCATCGAGGAGGACGGCGTCGGCCCCCTCCTCCGCCTCATCAAGGAGGGCCGCCTCGACGGCCAGGAGAGCGCCGCCCACGCCCTCGGTCTCCTCGCCCGCGACCCGGAGAGCGTCGAGCAGATGGTCCTCGGTGGCGTCTGCTCCACCTTTGCCAAGGTCCTCAAGGAGGGACCCATGAAGGTCCAGGCCATGGTCGCCTGGGCCGTTTCCGAGCTAGCCGCCAGCCACCCCAAGTGCCAGGACGTCTTCGCCCAGAACCACGTCGTCCGCCTCCTCGTCAGCCACCTCGCCTTTGAGACCGTCCAGGAGCACAGCAAGTACACTATCCCCTCCAAGGATATGTCAATCCACTCCGTCGTCATGGCCAACAGCAGCGGCAGCACCGCAGCCGCCAGGAACGACGCCAGTGCGTCGGTGGCCATGGACAGCTCCGAGCAAGGTATGGTCAAGCATCCTACCGCCGACCAGAACCAGAACGCCAACACGAACCAGATGCACTCCTTGATCCAGTCCACCATGGCCGTGAAATCCAACAAGGTCCCGCACAATTCCAACAGCCACAACCCGCACGCCAGCAGCAACGGCAAGCAGCATCATGTCACCTTGTCGGGGACCAGCATCAAGGGCCGGGAGTTCGAAGACCCGGCCACCAAAGCCTACATGAAGGCCATGGCCGCGAAGGCCCTGTGGCAGCTCGCCAAGGGCAACCCGGCCAtttgcaagagcatcaccgagtccAGGGCTCTTCTCTGCTTTGCAGTGCTCCTCGAGAAAGGGACGGACGAAGTCCAGTACAATTCGGCCATGGCCCTCATGGAGATTGCACGTGTGGCGGAGCAGCATTCTGATCTCAGGCGTTCAGCGTTCAAGCCGAGTTCCCCAGCTGCTCGGGCAGTGGTCGACCAGTTTCTGAAGATTGTAGAGAAGGCTGACTATGATGACCTTCTTGTTCCCTGCATTGTGGCCTTGGGCTGCTTGTCAAGGACATTCCGGGCAACGGAGACCCGAATTATAGCGCCATTGGTCCGGTTGCTTGATGAGCAGGAGATGGTCGTCTCAAAGGAGGCTGTCATTGCCTTGACCAAATTTGCTTGCACCGAAAACTACCTCCACCTTGATCATTCGAAAGCCATCATCAATGAGGGAGGGTCAAAACACCTGGTTCAGCTGGTGTATTTTGGTGAACATCTGGTTCAGATTGCGGCATTGATATTGTTGTGCTACATTGCACTTCATGTGCCTGATAGTGAGGATTTGGCGCAGGCTGAGGTTCTCACGGTGCTTGAGTGGGCTTCCAAACAGGGGTACATGGTTCAGGACCCAAAGGTGGATAGCTTATTGCCGGAGTCAAAGGTTAGGTTGGAGCTCTATCAATCAAGAAGTAGCAGAGGATACCATTGA
- the LOC135639951 gene encoding thaumatin-like protein 1b, with amino-acid sequence MWADDDQTGLSISSHVFSSEKLVAMPPSLPPLQSTSSLLLLLVVLVLASDSSPGVLSATFTVTNNCAYTVWPGVLASAGSAPLATTGFALAPSESRTLDAPVPWSGRLWARTICAADPASGRFSCATGDCGSGSLECSGGGAAPPATLAEFTLGGSGGTDFYDVSLVDGSNVPMLVVPQSGSPGGSCGPTGCLVDLNGLCPPELRVAQPGGETAACRSACEAFRTARYCCSGEFGSPGTCGPTAYSQFFKNACPRAYSYAYDDATSTFTCPTAATAGYTVTLCPSTTSLKSMGYGNQMAGGLPLINNTMPPLLSSPNRAARRWPTMSPASRGLLCLAVAVALQLQLLHLP; translated from the exons ATGTGGGCAGATGACGATCAGACGG GTTTGTCTATCTCCTCACACGTCTTCTCCTCCGAGAAATTGGTCGCGATGCCTCCCTCTCTTCCACCACTCCAATCCACCtcttctctccttcttcttcttgttgtgtTGGTGTTAGCGTCTGATTCCTCGCCGGGTGTCCTTTCTGCTACGTTCACGGTGACGAACAACTGCGCCTACACGGTGTGGCCGGGCGTCCTCGCCAGCGCTGGTTCGGCCCCGCTCGCCACCACAGGCTTCGCCCTCGCCCCTTCAGAGTCCCGCACACTCGACGCCCCCGTCCCATGGTCCGGCCGCCTCTGGGCCCGCACTATCTGTGCCGCTGACCCTGCTTCCGGCCGCTTCTCCTGCGCCACCGGCGACTGCGGCTCCGGCTCATTGGAGTGCTCCGGGGGCGGCGCGGCCCCTCCCGCCACCCTCGCCGAGTTCACCCTGGGCGGCAGCGGCGGGACCGACTTCTACGACGTCAGCCTCGTGGACGGATCCAACGTGCCCATGCTGGTAGTCCCGCAGAGTGGGTCTCCCGGGGGTAGCTGTGGGCCCACGGGGTGTCTGGTGGATCTCAACGGGTTGTGCCCCCCGGAGCTGCGGGTGGCGCAGCCCGGCGGGGAAACGGCTGCGTGCCGGAGCGCGTGCGAGGCGTTCCGGACCGCGAGGTACTGCTGCAGCGGCGAGTTCGGCAGCCCCGGCACGTGCGGCCCGACGGCGTACTCACAGTTCTTCAAGAACGCGTGCCCCAGGGCGTACAGCTACGCTTACGACGACGCGACCTCCACGTTCACCTGCcccaccgccgccaccgccggCTACACAGTCACCTTGTGCCCCAGCACCACCAG TCTCAAGTCCATGGGCTACGGGAATCAGATGGCAGGAGGCCTGCCGCTGATCAACAACACGATGCCGCCGCTGTTAAGCTCGCCGAATCGCGCCGCGCGGCGGTGGCCGACCATGTCGCCAGCGAGCCGAGGCCTCCTCTGCCTTGCAGTCGCAGTGGCACTGCAGCTGCAGCTGCTCCACCTGCCTTGA
- the LOC108952609 gene encoding LOW QUALITY PROTEIN: cold shock protein 1 (The sequence of the model RefSeq protein was modified relative to this genomic sequence to represent the inferred CDS: inserted 1 base in 1 codon; substituted 2 bases at 2 genomic stop codons), protein MDPMVQASGRSRGTVKXFNDTKGFGFIWPDDGGEDLFVHRYPIKAQVYRTFAESDVAEGDDGPSKAVDITGPGGSDIQGGGGCRSDCYGXGGYAGTTGLAMVAVGVGEAVGACYNCVEAGHIARDCYSGGEGGGACYYCGEMGHLARDCYQGVGGDGRYSGXGGDGNLSCYSCGVMGYFAREFPCKN, encoded by the exons ATGGATCCGATGGTGCAGGCAAGCGGCCGATCGAGGGGCACGGTGAAGTAGTTCAACGACACCAAGGGGTTCGGCTTCATCTGGCCGGACGACGGAGGGGAGGACCTCTTCGTCCATCGGTACCCCATCAAGGCCCAGGTGTACCGGACCTTCGCTGAGAGCGATGTCGCCGAGGGAGACGATGGCCCCAGCAAGGCCGTCGACATCACCGGGCCCGGCGGATCCGACATCCAAGGTGGCGGCGGCTGCCGGAGTGATTGCTACG AGGGTGGGTATGCTGGGACTACGGGGTTAGCGATGGTGGCGGTTGGCGTAGGAGAGGCGGTCGGAGCTTGTTATAACTGCGTTGAGGCTGGGCATATCGCTAGAGATTGTTACAGTGGCGGCGAAGGTGGTGGTGCTTGTTATTACTGTGGTGAGATGGGGCATCTTGCTAGGGATTGCTATCAGGGCGTCGGAGGCGATGGAAGGTATAGCGGTTGAGGTGGTGACGGCAACCTGTCCTGTTACAGTTGTGGCGTGATGGGGTACTTTGCTAGGGAATTCCCTTGCAAGAACTGA
- the LOC135588544 gene encoding peptidyl-prolyl cis-trans isomerase-like has product MATVNRRPRVFFDITINDAPVGRIVMELYSDVVPKTAGNCRALCTGKRGVERSGKPLHYKGTSFLRVTPGFMCQGRDVAHNDGTGMESIYGGERGPGHERIVEKAPWLDGEQVVFGRVVAGMTVVKAIDFMGSMSGETKTDVLIADCGQLS; this is encoded by the coding sequence ATGGCCACGGTGAACCGTCGCCCTCGCGTGTTCTTCGACATCACCATCAACGATGCACCGGTGGGGCGGATCGTGATGGAGCTGTATTCAGACGTGGTGCCGAAGACGGCCGGGAACTGCCGGGCGTTGTGCACCGGGAAGAGGGGCGTGGAGCGCTCCGGGAAGCCGCTGCACTACAAGGGGACGAGCTTCCTCCGGGTGACCCCGGGCTTCATGTGCCAGGGCCGCGACGTCGCCCACAACGACGGCACGGGAATGGAGTCGATCTACGGCGGCGAACGGGGGCCGGGACATGAACGGATCGTAGAGAAGGCGCCGTGGCTGGACGGCGAGCAGGTGGTCTTCGGCCGCGTGGTGGCGGGGATGACGGTGGTGAAGGCGATCGACTTTATGGGCTCCATGAGCGGCGAGACCAAGACGGACGTCCTCATCGCCGACTGCGGCCAGCTCTCTTAG